Proteins encoded together in one Candidatus Poribacteria bacterium window:
- a CDS encoding ABC transporter ATP-binding protein, translating into MKTLPLNTEKKRHYFWRLIRFSPMLYGLSFIFSLAYYGLPLLIGLIIREFFNALTGETPVAFDLWTLVILFLGTRLTIQMFEQSYAATYAYFEGKLQTLIRRNLFKSLLQDADIHSVQNPGEIINRFDDDTQGAVAPITIVIELSGHALSALIALVVAFLPMIAIVALTNGLGQRIQTYRRVNREATGRVSGFLGELFGAAQVIKVATTESNAVHHFDGLSETRRKAVIKENLFNQLLASMNSTTINLAMGVILILAGEMMRGGVFTVGDFALFVNYIALGQVSVLGFANWLGRLLAAFKQADVSLKRLSELTADGKQEKLLRLGPVYLRGPFPSVPFIVKNRSHHLSRLEVEELTYRYRDTGRGIENINLSLDAGTVTVITGRVGSGKTTLLEVLLGHLPRYTGTVYWNGKPIMDATSFLVPPRCAYTPQVPRLFSDALRENILLGLPEDNVDLPAAIWAAVMEDDLKTFKSGLDTVIGPRGVRLSGGQRQRTAAARMLVREPELLVFDDLSSALDVETEQKLWSRVFEQRETTANSLLTSTYLVVSHRPIALQHADNIVVLKDGKIEAEGTLEVLLETCKEMQGLWRGNMDVVGK; encoded by the coding sequence ATGAAGACACTACCTCTCAACACAGAAAAGAAACGACACTATTTCTGGCGGCTGATACGTTTTAGCCCGATGTTGTATGGTCTTAGTTTCATTTTTTCCTTGGCTTATTATGGTCTACCGCTTCTCATTGGGTTAATCATACGCGAGTTCTTTAACGCCTTGACAGGTGAAACACCGGTCGCTTTTGATCTCTGGACCTTGGTGATCCTTTTCTTAGGCACGCGGTTGACTATCCAAATGTTTGAGCAGAGCTATGCTGCAACCTATGCCTACTTTGAAGGAAAACTTCAAACACTGATTCGCAGGAACTTGTTCAAATCCCTCCTGCAAGACGCAGATATTCATTCTGTCCAAAACCCCGGCGAGATCATCAACCGCTTTGATGATGATACCCAAGGGGCGGTTGCCCCGATCACAATCGTTATTGAATTGAGCGGGCACGCGCTATCTGCTCTTATTGCGTTGGTTGTCGCCTTTCTACCGATGATAGCAATTGTAGCCCTGACAAACGGGTTGGGTCAGCGCATTCAAACTTATCGACGTGTAAACCGAGAAGCCACAGGTCGTGTCTCTGGCTTTCTCGGCGAACTTTTCGGGGCAGCACAGGTGATCAAGGTGGCAACCACCGAGTCGAATGCCGTTCATCATTTTGATGGTCTCAGCGAAACAAGACGCAAGGCTGTTATCAAAGAGAACCTTTTCAACCAATTGTTGGCTTCGATGAATTCAACAACAATCAACCTTGCGATGGGCGTGATTTTGATATTGGCTGGCGAGATGATGAGAGGCGGTGTTTTTACCGTAGGTGATTTCGCACTGTTCGTTAATTACATCGCGCTCGGGCAGGTTTCGGTATTGGGGTTTGCCAATTGGCTTGGGCGTTTATTAGCAGCATTCAAGCAGGCTGATGTTTCTCTGAAACGGCTCTCTGAACTGACAGCCGATGGTAAACAAGAGAAACTACTCAGGCTTGGACCGGTATACCTACGCGGTCCTTTTCCGAGCGTTCCCTTCATCGTCAAAAACAGAAGTCATCATCTAAGCCGCCTTGAAGTCGAAGAGTTAACCTATCGCTACCGGGATACGGGACGCGGGATTGAAAATATCAACCTCAGCTTGGATGCCGGTACCGTTACTGTCATCACCGGACGCGTCGGTTCGGGTAAAACGACGCTTTTGGAGGTCCTATTAGGGCATCTACCTCGATACACCGGAACTGTTTACTGGAATGGTAAACCCATCATGGATGCGACATCGTTCCTCGTGCCACCACGCTGTGCATACACGCCTCAAGTCCCACGACTTTTCAGCGATGCCCTTCGAGAGAATATCCTGCTGGGACTACCAGAAGATAACGTCGATCTTCCTGCAGCGATCTGGGCAGCAGTCATGGAGGACGATCTGAAAACATTTAAAAGTGGACTGGATACGGTGATTGGTCCCAGAGGTGTTAGACTCTCCGGTGGACAACGACAACGAACAGCAGCGGCGCGGATGTTGGTGCGTGAGCCTGAACTATTGGTGTTTGATGATCTTTCCAGTGCACTTGATGTGGAAACAGAGCAAAAGTTATGGAGCCGAGTATTTGAACAACGCGAGACAACTGCAAATAGTTTACTCACAAGCACGTACCTTGTAGTATCACATCGCCCTATTGCCTTACAACACGCCGATAATATTGTCGTCCTCAAGGATGGAAAAATAGAAGCGGAAGGAACGTTAGAAGTGCTTTTGGAAACATGTAAGGAGATGCAAGGGTTGTGGCGAGGAAATATGGATGTAGTCGGAAAATGA
- a CDS encoding ABC transporter ATP-binding protein: MKIRHSRYWGLLIDYLKPQWPRVLLMVLLLFGSIGLQLINPLIVRHFIDTARSTEALQKLIQAGLLFIGVGLVHQVVSAISVYVSNLTLHILGLDISFHSTHTPGELIERVDGDVDRLANFFSQFVMEILGGILLSVGTLIVLFYEDWRLSAILGVLVTVYLMVHIRSQLIAEPYWDVERQTSADLSSFLEERLSGLRDIRANGAIAYVMRRFHEVTRRAVLSKFKADVITDVGWTISNIVFAVGFATVMGLSAYLFQADAITIGTVYLVLHYLQMLHAPLNRIQRQIEDFQMVKVSIRRVRELMLTKPKIQDGPGAVLPSGALSVECEDISFSYQPEQPILKHLSFHLRPGKVLGLLGRTGSGKTTLSRLLFRLYDTSDGMIYLGDTDIRNLQLSDLRRHIGIVTQEVQLFQASVRDNLTLFDRTIEDDRVLAGLRALGLRDWYDTLPDGLDTELPSGGGGLSAGEAQLLAFTRVFLRDPGLIILDEASSRLDPATERHLERAIDTLLRNRTAIIIAHRLSTVQRADEIMILEEGRIREYGEYENLVANRNSILFGLLRTGLEEFLA, from the coding sequence ATGAAAATACGACACAGTCGATATTGGGGTTTGCTTATTGACTACCTCAAACCACAGTGGCCAAGGGTTTTGCTGATGGTACTGCTCTTGTTTGGCAGTATCGGCTTACAACTCATCAACCCGCTAATTGTGCGTCATTTCATTGATACTGCGAGATCCACCGAGGCACTACAGAAATTGATTCAAGCGGGTCTGCTGTTCATTGGTGTGGGATTGGTTCATCAAGTTGTATCAGCCATTTCAGTATACGTCAGCAATTTGACCCTTCATATCTTGGGATTGGATATTTCCTTCCATAGCACCCACACACCCGGCGAATTGATTGAACGCGTTGACGGCGATGTGGATAGACTTGCCAACTTTTTCTCGCAATTTGTGATGGAAATATTAGGCGGCATTCTGTTGTCAGTCGGCACATTGATTGTCCTCTTTTACGAAGACTGGCGACTGAGTGCGATCCTCGGCGTCCTTGTGACGGTCTATTTGATGGTTCATATTCGTTCTCAGCTCATCGCTGAGCCTTACTGGGACGTTGAGAGACAGACGAGTGCCGATCTGTCGAGTTTTCTTGAGGAACGTCTTTCTGGACTCCGAGACATTCGGGCGAATGGCGCAATCGCTTATGTGATGCGTCGTTTTCATGAGGTCACGAGACGAGCAGTCCTATCAAAGTTCAAAGCCGACGTTATCACCGATGTCGGGTGGACTATATCGAACATTGTATTCGCTGTCGGTTTCGCGACTGTGATGGGGCTTAGTGCGTACCTATTCCAAGCCGATGCTATTACTATCGGGACAGTCTATCTCGTTCTCCATTATCTCCAGATGCTGCATGCACCCCTGAACAGGATTCAACGCCAGATAGAGGACTTCCAAATGGTTAAGGTTAGCATCAGGCGTGTTCGGGAACTTATGCTAACCAAACCCAAAATCCAAGACGGTCCAGGAGCGGTTCTGCCTTCGGGTGCATTGTCAGTTGAGTGCGAAGATATTTCCTTTTCTTACCAGCCGGAGCAACCCATTCTCAAGCACCTGTCATTCCATCTCAGGCCTGGTAAAGTGCTCGGTCTGCTCGGACGCACCGGAAGCGGGAAAACCACGCTTTCTCGTCTTCTATTTCGTCTCTACGATACCAGTGATGGCATGATTTACTTAGGCGATACAGACATAAGGAACCTACAACTGTCTGACCTGCGACGGCACATCGGCATCGTCACACAAGAAGTACAACTCTTTCAGGCATCTGTTCGAGATAACTTAACCTTGTTTGATCGAACAATTGAAGACGATCGAGTCCTTGCGGGACTCCGGGCCCTGGGATTGCGTGATTGGTACGATACGCTGCCTGACGGACTTGATACGGAACTTCCTTCAGGTGGCGGTGGGCTTTCTGCTGGCGAAGCGCAGCTGTTGGCGTTTACGCGAGTTTTTCTCAGAGATCCCGGATTGATAATCTTGGACGAAGCCTCCTCCCGTCTCGATCCTGCGACTGAAAGACACCTTGAGCGAGCAATAGACACACTTCTGAGAAATCGGACTGCGATTATAATCGCACATCGCCTTTCGACTGTGCAGCGGGCAGACGAAATAATGATTCTCGAAGAAGGTCGAATCAGAGAATATGGGGAATATGAAAATTTAGTAGCGAACCGCAATTCCATCCTTTTCGGTCTCTTACGAACAGGGTTAGAGGAGTTTCTGGCATGA